The genomic DNA CACGCGGATCTCGTTGTCGTCCCATTCGATTGCTAACTGCTTTGCCATATTTCTTTGCCGTATGCTTCCGCGGAATTCTCTCGCTGCACTACTCTGCGATGCTTAATGTTTGCATCCCGTCCTCGCCTCGCACGCCCAACGTGCCGACGTCAAACCCGCGTCCCAAGTGACTCAGGCTTCGCCAATAAACGATATCGGGATTGATCGTCGTCGCGTCGATCACGACTTCCACCCGAGCCGATTGATTGGCTCCTTCGAAATAGCCGACAACTTGAGCCCGAAAGACATCGCCCCCGGCGGTGACCAACGGCAGCAGTTGTCGCATCTGTTCCAACGTCAGGATCCCTTCGACCAACGGCCAGGTCTCGAAGCGTCGGTTCTCGCTCTCGGACTGTTCGCCGCGAGCTTCGACCAACGCCAGCGCCGTCTCTTCCTCCAAGATGGGCAGACCGTAGATCAGTTCCGCCGGACACTCATTCAGATTAATCCGTCCCGGCATCGAATCGTAGTCTTTCGATGTCAACAAGCCCATTAAATAAGGCATGTAAGTCGCCATCGATAACGGTTCGTTGGCAAACGGCGACTGGTAGACCGTTTGGTCGTTCCCCTCGCCGACGACCACGGTCGCTCCGACCAAGTCCAACAGTTGCGAGACCTCGACTTTCCCTTCGGAAAGATCCAGAGTGCTCAAGACCGACGAAGACCACGCTTGCCCACCGCTCGCCTGCGACACCGCCTCGGCAGCATCCGAATCGCCACCTGTTGACGCCGTAGCACCCGATTGTCCGGCGACGCGGTAGGCGACGATAAAACTGGCCCAATCCTCGTTGCCCAACACGTCGGTCAGATCGGCTTGCAATTGTTCCAGATCTTCGGCGTTGACATCCACGCGGTCCGCTCCATCGGCGGTCTTGTTCCCTTCGCGGCTGTAGACCGTCAGAAATGCGGACCAGCCGAGCGAGGCCGTCGATTGATCGCCCGTCGTAATGTAGGTCTGTTCGATCGGATCGATGATGCCGTTGCGATTAGTGTCGGCGCCAAACAACAGTTCCGGCGTCACGCCGCGAACCAACAACAACTCCTCCACGCTATCTAACGGACCGTTCTTGGGACCGTACGGCGTCGGCAGGGCGTTGTAATAATCGTATTCTGCGCCGAAGTCGCGCTGCTCGTCGTCTTCATCCAACCAATCCAAGATCGAATCGGCAACGTCTTCGGTCATGTTGGGCAGCGACATCAGCAGTTCGCGAGCGATGTTGTCGCTGACCACCGCCTGATCGGTATCCGCCAACCCCAGATCGGCCGCCGCCTGCAACGCTTCGTCGCCGACGGTATAGTTCTCTTCGATCACCGTTAACACGTTTAGATTCAGCCGCGCCGATTCGTTCTGCAATCCATATCGGATTCCCGAAAACTCTCCCATCGCGTCGATCGACGGCGCGATCACCGTGACGTTGCCGCGACGCTGCGGATCGAGATCGGGGACGACGTTGATCGCCTGGAACATCGCCGGATTGTTGTCGACGCCTCCCATCTCCTCGCGGCCGGTCGGCGATTGAGCGAGCATCAACCGCGCCAACTCCGTCCCCGATTCAACGAGCATGTCGGCTTGCGTTTTGCGCCCGCTCAAGATCGTCGATTCGTCGTACGCCAACATCAAGTCGGTAAACGAATAAGCAGCCATCGTGCTCACCGCGATCACAACAAGTGCGATCAGCAGAAAGATCCCGCGACGGGCGCGACGAGGAACGCGTTGTTTTGTCGTCGTTGTTTCATCGCTAACCGCCACCAACGCGGGCTCGCGGTCGACAGGGCATCGCACGTTATTAGCTTGTGCCATCGGTTAGAGCCCCGCTGCGGAAAGGTCGGTCGCGGTCGCTTCCTCTTCGGACACCAGCTGTGCCATCGGCAGGCGGACCATCAAATCATAGACGTCTCCGGTTGCCGCATCGCCGGCGGTCGCGAGTCCTGCATTCATCGGATCCTCCACTGAACCGGGCGGCTTGCCGAGAGTCAGCCGAATCTGAACGGCGATCGGCAGTCCTTGCGATTCGTCGGAATTCCATTCGTAGATCCACTGCGTGCCATCAAAATAGGCGAACTCGATCTGCAGCACCTCGGGCGCCAACACGTCGCCGGTCTGATTCAACCGCATCACATCGCCCGATTCGGACGCGTAAGTTGTCAGTTCGCGGGAGAGCGCTCGTCGCACCAGACCGCTGCTCGATTGCAGGTTCGTTGCACCGCCGCTGCTCAACTGTCCGATGCTGTCGCCAACGCCCGACAGATTCGCTTGCTGGACAAAGTAGGCGACCGTCTTCACGTCGCTGGGCATGTCCTGAATTCCGACGTCGGTCGGATTGGTCAGCATCGGCAGATACTCTTCCATCCGCGGCAGCCGACTGACGTCGAACTGGATCTGATACTGATTGCCGATCAGACCGGGGCGAACCGTCGAAGCCAACGAATCGGAGATCGCTGTCGCTTCCATTTCTTCCCCCTCCTCCACGGTCACCGCATCGGATTCGGAACTCGACGACGAACCACTCGAACCGCCCGCGGCAGCTCCCGTCGCCGACGACGCCAGGACTTCGGCGAGCGCCCCGGCATCAAACTCTTGCGGATAGATACAGGCCTGCAGATCCTCGGCGATCATTCGCAGGATCGCTCGCGCCAGTTGAGTTCGGCGGGCTTCGGAATCGCGGTCGTTCAACTGTGCCGCGTAAAACTGCATCGCAAACCCGATCATCCCCATCAACACGACGCTCAAGCCCAACGCGACGACAACTTCAAACAGCGTGAAGCCGCGGCGAGTCGCTTCGCGGCGGCAAGCCCCTGTCGTGGATCGGTGGTGGAAGTTTCCGCGGATCATGCTCCAGCTCCCTCGCTTGTCGCCATCGCATCTGCTTCCGCCGCCAACGCCGCCGCTTCGTCCTCTAGCCCTTGCAGGTCCATCGCCGGATCGATGATCCATCGCGTTAACGTGAACTCGACAGGAACCACCGATGCATCCTGCGACACCGACTGAACTTTGACTTGAACGGCAACCATCCCCGACATCGGGGCCGGTTCGGTCAGCACCGAATACTCCCATTGCCGCAGCGTGTCATTCGATTCCAACGATACGTTGGAGATCGGTTGCGGTCCGGCAGTGTTCAACATGACTTCGGCCATCTTCGATTCGCACATGATCTGAGCGCGAGCCAGGTCGCGAGCTTCGATCGCAGCTTTTGCTCCGTTGGAAACGATGTTCCCCAACATCGCCATCGCGACGCCAAAAATCGCCAACGCCAGGATGATCTCAAACAGCGAGAACCCCGTGCGAAGGAACGCTTTCCGGGGCGTCGCCGATCGATCGATTTGAGTTTTGCGTGACCGGAAGGGATTAGCTTTCATCGCTCGTCACCTCCGAAACCATCGCTTCGCCAGTGAGTCCGCGCAACTGGACTTTGACGACGCTGCCATCTTCGGATTTCACTCGCAGCACGGCCGTGCTGGTCGTCCCATCGGCGTACAGCAGAATCGGTTGGGACCATCCCGCTTCGGCAGCCATCGCGGCTTGTTGCAGAATGAACATGCTGCGCTGCGACGATTCGACTTGTTCGTCGGCAAAGACGATGTTCTCGGGCAGTTCCAAGATATCCGCAGCCGTTGGTTCGGGCGGCGTGTAGCTGGCGACGGCGGCTTGAGTTCCCGCGGTTCCGGGCAACGTCTGACCCGACATGTCGGCAGCTTCGGTCATGTCGCTGGCATCGTTCCACGGCTGGACGCTGTACCGGCTGGTGCCGATCTCGCAGCGGAACATGTGCGTCCGTCCGGTTCGCATCGCTTTGAGCCGCGACTGGGCCAAGACGATGCGAATTTCATCGCCGGCCCGTTTGATCCGCCCATCGGCCATCAGCACGCTGATCGCCGGAACGGCCATCGCCGACAGCGCGGCGATCAGAACCAAGACCAACAGCAGTTCCAACAGCGTGAACCCTCGGCGATCTGCCTGCGGGCAGCGACGAAATCGTGTTGGAATCGAGGTTGGCTGCATGATGTTGTCCGTCAGACCTAAACGGTACCGCTGGTCACAACGACATCATCTTCGGATCCTTCCTGACCATCGGCGCCGGCGCTACGCAATTCAAAGCCGGTGCCGCTGGGAGCGTATTTGTAGTCATTCCCCCAAGGATCCGCGGGGATATCTTCGTCGAAGTACGGCCCCTTCCAGCGGGTGGGGTCGGCGATGTCGTTTGGCTTCTCGCGAAGGCCTTCCAAGCTGCTCGGCAGGGTGCCGACTTGCAACTGATACAACTTGATACCGCTCTTAATATTGTTCAGCTGGGTCCGAGCGGTGTCATCTTGGGCCCCCTTTTGGATGCCGACGAAATTCACTGTCACAATTCCACCGATGATCACCAGGATGATCAAAACCAGCAGAACTTCCAACAACGTAAACGCCGCGCGACGGCGCGATCGCTGCTTACGCATTCTTCATACTCCCTTGGACAAAACGGATCGAATCGCGTGGATTCATTCAGATTCAAGCGATTTGTTGCATCGCCCGACGCGTTGCACAATTTTTGACATTGTATTCAACCCTGGCGGGCAAACATAGTTCCGGCGAATTTCCCGACGGGTGCAACCGTCAGAAACAGTCGCCTAGAAATCGAGGCACGGAACTTGCGGAAGATCTGGAAAAACCAGCATTCACCGGGATTTTTCGCGATCGCCCAGCAAATCGCAGTCCCAGTGACGCTTGACGCCCGATCGATTCCGTGTTAATTTTCGCCAACCAAACGAGGCCCACGCGCCTCGAACCCAAATCCGGGGGATTAGCTCAGTTGGGAGAGCGCCTGCATGGCATGCAGGAGGTCATCGGTTCAAGTCCGTTATCCTCCACTTAAAACGATAGAAGCCGCTGATCAAATGCGATCGGCGGCTTTTTTCGTGCGATTTCCGGTGCAATCGCTGGTCCTTAAAAAGTTCAATCAGTTCGTGCAATTTGGGGCATGAACTAGTAAGTGGTTTTCAACCAACGACTTGCGGGGTTTCACTGTCCACTATCCTCGCCTCGTGAATAGCTTGGTTCGAGTACGCCTCGGGGAGCTATGAAAAACCGAATCACGATCCGAACCATAAACCCTCGATCGCAAGTCCTTTTGTGATCGAGGGTTTCGTCGTTCACGGGATCTGCATTGGCTGTGTGGTTCGAGTGCTCTGTCGGGGGGCCGTTGGCCGGTTATCCGAACCGGATTTCCGATGCCTTCAGTTAGCGAAGGCCCGCTGTGTAAAGCGACTGGATTTCCTTGGCTGTCAGCGCTTTGCTGAAGAGGGTTAGTTCGTCGATTTGGCCGTTGAAGTTTCGGATTTTCTGAGGACTGTATTCCATGGGAGTTCCCCAGTTCCCGATTTCCGTCTCGCCGAATCGGAGTTTGAAGTTGTCTGTGGTAATAGGCGACGCGCCGACATTCTCGCCGTTGATATAATGGGTGACTTGAGCGGACTTGCTGTCGTAGACCGTGGCCAAATGTGTCCAACGACCGAGATGCTTAATGTTTAACACGGGCTCGGAATCATAGGCGACGTGGCCGCTGGGAGTCTGGATTCCAAGCAATAGGCGGCCGTCGTCTCGCAATTGCCAGTGCGGTTCACCCACGTCGTAACCGTTGGTCAGCATCAGGGCGATGAAAGGTCGGTCAATTCCATCGATGCGCACCCAGGCAGACCAGGTCAGTGAGTCGAACTCGCCGGGGATTTGAAGCCGTACACGATCCCCCGGATGTTTGAATTCCAAGGCGTCTTTTCCAGACCATCGGCCCTCGGTCCACCGACATCCAACGATCGCTCCGTTGGATTGGTCATTGTTGGTTGATCGATTCCGCAGCAATCGACTGGAGGAGGCATCCTTCTCGAACGTATAAAGAAGCACGGCTTGTGGGTTGGCGGCCAGTGATTGCTGCTCCATTTTCCATTGCTCCAGCCGTGCCGTATTTCGCGTTGATGTTAATTGCAGCAACTGCGATGACGAGACAAATTCGACGGGTTTCGTACTGGACGGTGCAATCTTTCCGGCTGCGGAAACCGATGCACTTTCGCTTTCGTTGAATTCTTGACGCGTCTCCGCGGACCGATCCGTCCCGGACTCGTAAAGCTCCACTTTGCCATCGAACACATGCACCGATGCGCTACCGTCACCAGAGACATCCATCCCAAACTCGGTGCCAAGATCCACCAGTTCGACATTTGGGGAGACCACCACGAAACCTTCTGCTTGGGGAGGAACATGTGCTCGCAGGCGACCGCGATGACAGATCATGCGATCCGCATTCACGAACTCCAGCACTGCTGGGCCTTCAACGACCACAACCGCACCACGATAGAACTCCAGTTGGATAAGGCCGGACTGCAACTCGACCTTCCCCGGTGAAACGCTCGAACCAACATGCAGTCGAGTCTCGCCTGCCCATTGGGGGTCGTAGCTTTGTGTGACGACCGCAACACCTTCGTCGAACAGCTCAGCGAGCGATTCGTTCGGGACGCGTTGAGGTCTCGCCCACAGCAATGCGAAAAGAATCGTAGCGGAAGTTGCCAGCAAGATTGTCGCTTTTACTCGAAAGCGGCGTGTGCCAGCCGCAGTATCGCTCGTCGACTTTAGGCTTGCAGTCTTAGGCTCATGGGCCTGAACACCGTCGCTGAGCATAGCCGATAGGTGCATCGACTCAGCGAAGCGTCGACGCGCGCCGGGCTGGGCCTTCAGAATGTTCTGTAAATCGACCGATTGTTCGTCGGAGAGGCTGTCATCGCGCATTGCCGTGACAAGCTCGTCCAACCGTGTTTCCCAGATTTCTGATGACTGATTCATAAAACGCCCTCGCGTACTTTTTCGTTGATGCAATCCAACAGCAACGACTGAATCCGATTTAATCGCTTGTAGATCGCCACTCGACTGCGTCCCAGTTGCTCGGCGATCGACGCAACGCTTTGCCCCATCTCGAATCGCGACGCGAGCAGTTCTCGCCCCGACGCGTCGATCTTTTCGAGGCATTCGTTGAGCGCAACTCGCCGGGCTTCATGCTGGCAACTCACCGCGACCGCTTCGTCGGCCAGCAACGCAAACTGCTGGTCATCCAGTGGCAAGGGAACCTTCTTTTGCTTTCGGCGCCAGTTAAGAATCGTCAATCGAGAAACAGCCATCGCCCATGCGGCAAAGTCGGTTCCGATTTCGAATGTGTCGAATTTCTGCCACAGCACCGCGCTCACGTCCTGTTGAATGTCTTCGGCCGCGGTGCGGTCGTGGACCAGCGTCAGGATGAACCCGTAGATGCGGCGGTGATTGGCCACCAGCAGCGCCGAAAACCGCTGAACCTTTTCGTCGTTGTCGCTGGATTGTGTCACTAGTTCTCCACTGTCGCCGCGTTGAACGATATTGCAGTATCGGATGAGGCCGTGTGCTTCCGGCCCGTGGCGACGATACGCAAACGGTGGAAGTCAGGTTTCAGGTCACTCTTCGCAAACCCCGTTACGTCGAACCGATCCTGTGCGCTGTACAGATCGAACTCACCCATTGGTTTGCCGTCGAGCTCAATCCCTACAATGCCAAGGTCGTCGGACGTCACGCATTTGTACTCGATCGCGGTGCCGTAAAAACTAATCTCAACAGCAGATCCTTGCGGCATGCGAAACTTATAGTACGAAGCCAAATACGCCCGTGGATCCTTCACTTTCTGGACCGAACCTGGAATTGTCCGAAATATTTCCGAGCCGACTTCCTCGTCGTACATATTGTACCGTTTCATTTCCACAGGAACGTTGAATGTCAGTGGCACCTCATGGCCGGTGGGATCACGCAGGACCAACTGGGGTTCCTTTGGAAGGTACTCGGTTCGGTTCAGGATATTCTTCCACGTGGCACCGTCATCGGTTGAACGAAAGACGCCGTCGATTGCGGGAGCGAACAGCGTCTTGTCGTCTGTGTAGTTCGATGAAAACGTTGGCCCGCTGAAAAGGAGCTTTCCCTTCAGGCCAAGATTGCTCCATGACTTGCCAGCATCTTGCGATCGGAAAACGCCTTCGCCAAACGTGTTGACGTACAATGTCTGATCGTTCGCAAAGTCAGGCGAAAACGTCAAGTTGCCGATGTACTTACCGTCGAGATTCAGGTCGGCCGGTCGGAACGTCGCACCAAAATCGCTCGTGACGCGCAGACTGCCGCTTTTGTCCATCAGATACAGCAGGCCATCATTCTCGTAGTTGGGCGAGACAATGATCTTCTCCGCCCCGCGTCCGGGAGTCAAGTTTTTCCAGGACGGGCCTTCGTCGGCAGAAACAAACGCACCACGTGCTGTCGCGGCGAACACCTTTTTCTGCTGCGTCCCCTTGGGAGTGAACGAGAAACCATTGATGTAGTTTTTGTCTCCGCCGATCGACAGCAGCGTGAGTTCTTTGGTTTTGTCATTGAACTTCCACGAATGCTTCTCCGTCACTCCGAGAATCTTACGTGGCACAGAAAAGAAATAGATCAGCCCATCGTCTTTGAACTCCGGCGAGATGCCGAGCTTGCGATACAACACCGGCTTGCCAACGACCTTCGCCGTGTCGGTCTCCTTCACGTTCGCCCACGAGCGGCCTCCGTCGCTGGACCGGTACAGCCCGGTGGCGATGTCCAGCACAAAGATGGACTTGTCTTGCTCATAGTTGGGCGACAACAGCATGCCATTTGCGAAAGCAGACGTGATGCCGATGTTCGCACTATGCCAGGTATCTCCATGATCGCTGGAACGCGAAATGCCGCTATTGTACGTCGCGGTGAAAATGTCCTGCGAATCTGTGCCCGGAGCGGCGTACACGAAGTAACTCCACTTGGTGTTCCAAACGTTGATGTGTCGCCAGTACTTTCCGGAATCGGTAGTCTTGTAGAAGCCTGTTGTCTTGCCAAGAAAGATTGTCTTGTCGCTGGCGTAGCTGGGTGAGAACACGATCTTGTTGATAAGAATATTGACGTGATGAACCCATCGACTCAGCCCGTTTGATCGCGTCTCCCATTTCTGACCGCCGTCGCTGGACAGAAAAAAGTAGCCTTTGGCCGAACCGCAGGCGATCGTTTGATCTTCCCCGTAATTCGGAGAGAGTTTCACTTTGCAGAAGAAGTCGCCGTTGCGTTCGAAGGCTTCCTTCCAAGATTGCCCGCGGTCGTTGCTGAGATGAATGGAGCCACCTTTCAGCGACACAACCACGTTTTTTCCGTCCGTAGACGCATCGAAGTCTGCAATCACGCCCGAGTTGAATTGGCCAGCCAGAGTCGACCACGTGTTGGTCGCAAGATCCAGCACGTCGACTGTTCCCGCGGCGTAGTCGACCAATTCCATGCCGTTCTTCTTTTTCGGCGTGTCATAGAAAACACGATGAACGAACAGTCGATCGCCGGCAATTTGCAACTTGCCAAACGTGGTCTTGTCGAAGTCCTTTAGCGTCCTGGCGTTTGTTGCATCGCCAACTCGCTGAACCCCACTCTTCGTCAGCACATAGATCGTTCCAGTTTCCGAGTAGTCTGCGGCGCTGCAGATCGACAACACTTCTTCGTCCGCGAACAGCGATTGCTTCTTCCAGCTGCGACCTCGATCGGTTGACTTGTAGTAACCGGTCTGCGTCGCCATGAAGATCGTGCCGTCGCGATCGAAGTATGGCGAAAACGTGTGTCCGGTGACGAGAGTCCGATGCATACCCGCATGCGATTCTGAAAACGTCTCGCCATAATTCGACGAACGTAAATGAGCCGCACCGAACTGAGTTGACGAAGAAAACACCAAACCGTCGCTGGCAAACATCGGGCTAACGTCCAACGAATAGATGATGTCGTGAGGCACGTGTGCCCGGACATTGCCGACGGAAAGCAACACAATTGC from Rosistilla oblonga includes the following:
- a CDS encoding LamG-like jellyroll fold domain-containing protein — its product is MNQSSEIWETRLDELVTAMRDDSLSDEQSVDLQNILKAQPGARRRFAESMHLSAMLSDGVQAHEPKTASLKSTSDTAAGTRRFRVKATILLATSATILFALLWARPQRVPNESLAELFDEGVAVVTQSYDPQWAGETRLHVGSSVSPGKVELQSGLIQLEFYRGAVVVVEGPAVLEFVNADRMICHRGRLRAHVPPQAEGFVVVSPNVELVDLGTEFGMDVSGDGSASVHVFDGKVELYESGTDRSAETRQEFNESESASVSAAGKIAPSSTKPVEFVSSSQLLQLTSTRNTARLEQWKMEQQSLAANPQAVLLYTFEKDASSSRLLRNRSTNNDQSNGAIVGCRWTEGRWSGKDALEFKHPGDRVRLQIPGEFDSLTWSAWVRIDGIDRPFIALMLTNGYDVGEPHWQLRDDGRLLLGIQTPSGHVAYDSEPVLNIKHLGRWTHLATVYDSKSAQVTHYINGENVGASPITTDNFKLRFGETEIGNWGTPMEYSPQKIRNFNGQIDELTLFSKALTAKEIQSLYTAGLR
- a CDS encoding prepilin-type N-terminal cleavage/methylation domain-containing protein → MQPTSIPTRFRRCPQADRRGFTLLELLLVLVLIAALSAMAVPAISVLMADGRIKRAGDEIRIVLAQSRLKAMRTGRTHMFRCEIGTSRYSVQPWNDASDMTEAADMSGQTLPGTAGTQAAVASYTPPEPTAADILELPENIVFADEQVESSQRSMFILQQAAMAAEAGWSQPILLYADGTTSTAVLRVKSEDGSVVKVQLRGLTGEAMVSEVTSDES
- a CDS encoding general secretion pathway protein GspK; translated protein: MAQANNVRCPVDREPALVAVSDETTTTKQRVPRRARRGIFLLIALVVIAVSTMAAYSFTDLMLAYDESTILSGRKTQADMLVESGTELARLMLAQSPTGREEMGGVDNNPAMFQAINVVPDLDPQRRGNVTVIAPSIDAMGEFSGIRYGLQNESARLNLNVLTVIEENYTVGDEALQAAADLGLADTDQAVVSDNIARELLMSLPNMTEDVADSILDWLDEDDEQRDFGAEYDYYNALPTPYGPKNGPLDSVEELLLVRGVTPELLFGADTNRNGIIDPIEQTYITTGDQSTASLGWSAFLTVYSREGNKTADGADRVDVNAEDLEQLQADLTDVLGNEDWASFIVAYRVAGQSGATASTGGDSDAAEAVSQASGGQAWSSSVLSTLDLSEGKVEVSQLLDLVGATVVVGEGNDQTVYQSPFANEPLSMATYMPYLMGLLTSKDYDSMPGRINLNECPAELIYGLPILEEETALALVEARGEQSESENRRFETWPLVEGILTLEQMRQLLPLVTAGGDVFRAQVVGYFEGANQSARVEVVIDATTINPDIVYWRSLSHLGRGFDVGTLGVRGEDGMQTLSIAE
- the gspG gene encoding type II secretion system major pseudopilin GspG — its product is MRKQRSRRRAAFTLLEVLLVLIILVIIGGIVTVNFVGIQKGAQDDTARTQLNNIKSGIKLYQLQVGTLPSSLEGLREKPNDIADPTRWKGPYFDEDIPADPWGNDYKYAPSGTGFELRSAGADGQEGSEDDVVVTSGTV
- a CDS encoding sialidase family protein, whose translation is MFASDGLVFSSSTQFGAAHLRSSNYGETFSESHAGMHRTLVTGHTFSPYFDRDGTIFMATQTGYYKSTDRGRSWKKQSLFADEEVLSICSAADYSETGTIYVLTKSGVQRVGDATNARTLKDFDKTTFGKLQIAGDRLFVHRVFYDTPKKKNGMELVDYAAGTVDVLDLATNTWSTLAGQFNSGVIADFDASTDGKNVVVSLKGGSIHLSNDRGQSWKEAFERNGDFFCKVKLSPNYGEDQTIACGSAKGYFFLSSDGGQKWETRSNGLSRWVHHVNILINKIVFSPSYASDKTIFLGKTTGFYKTTDSGKYWRHINVWNTKWSYFVYAAPGTDSQDIFTATYNSGISRSSDHGDTWHSANIGITSAFANGMLLSPNYEQDKSIFVLDIATGLYRSSDGGRSWANVKETDTAKVVGKPVLYRKLGISPEFKDDGLIYFFSVPRKILGVTEKHSWKFNDKTKELTLLSIGGDKNYINGFSFTPKGTQQKKVFAATARGAFVSADEGPSWKNLTPGRGAEKIIVSPNYENDGLLYLMDKSGSLRVTSDFGATFRPADLNLDGKYIGNLTFSPDFANDQTLYVNTFGEGVFRSQDAGKSWSNLGLKGKLLFSGPTFSSNYTDDKTLFAPAIDGVFRSTDDGATWKNILNRTEYLPKEPQLVLRDPTGHEVPLTFNVPVEMKRYNMYDEEVGSEIFRTIPGSVQKVKDPRAYLASYYKFRMPQGSAVEISFYGTAIEYKCVTSDDLGIVGIELDGKPMGEFDLYSAQDRFDVTGFAKSDLKPDFHRLRIVATGRKHTASSDTAISFNAATVEN
- a CDS encoding sigma-70 family RNA polymerase sigma factor, translated to MTQSSDNDEKVQRFSALLVANHRRIYGFILTLVHDRTAAEDIQQDVSAVLWQKFDTFEIGTDFAAWAMAVSRLTILNWRRKQKKVPLPLDDQQFALLADEAVAVSCQHEARRVALNECLEKIDASGRELLASRFEMGQSVASIAEQLGRSRVAIYKRLNRIQSLLLDCINEKVREGVL
- a CDS encoding type II secretion system protein, giving the protein MKANPFRSRKTQIDRSATPRKAFLRTGFSLFEIILALAIFGVAMAMLGNIVSNGAKAAIEARDLARAQIMCESKMAEVMLNTAGPQPISNVSLESNDTLRQWEYSVLTEPAPMSGMVAVQVKVQSVSQDASVVPVEFTLTRWIIDPAMDLQGLEDEAAALAAEADAMATSEGAGA